Genomic DNA from Sphingobium sp. V4:
TGGCGTCGACCCATCGCGCATCCGGGGCGGTCACATAAACGGCCAGGCCAAGGAGCAGCCCCACGAGGAAGCCGACCAGCATCTGCCATTGCAGCGACAGGCCCGACTTCTTCGCTTCGATTTCGGGCGCGACGCCGGTCATGACCTTCTCCCGCTCAACCATGGCTCAACGAGCCAGGACGCCGCCAGTTGCACATGGCCGCGCCGATCGTTTCGCTATAGCATCAAGGGAGCCTTTGCGCGCCTCTCGCGTTGGGGCGGTCCATTCATCGGAGACCTGCATGATCGTCGATCCCGTTCCCAGCATCCGCCGGATCGCGGCCGAAGTGTGGAAGCCGCTGACGGTACTGTTCGTCTGGGACTGCGCCGTCACGATCACTTATTATGTCCTGCCCTTCAAAGCGCCCGAATTGCCGCTCACCATCTTCGGGTCGGCGCTGGCATTGTTCCTGGGTTTCCGGTCGAACAGCGCCTATCAGCGCTGGTGGGAGGGGCGGGTGCTGTGGGGCGCGATGATCAACGCCTCGCGCAGCCTGTCGCGCGCCACCCGCAACTTTCTGCCGGACCCGGAGGCGCGCGACCTGAAGCGCGAGATCGTCAAGCGCCAGATCGCCTATGTGAACGCGCTGCGCTGCCAGCTCCGCCGCCAGCCGATCGGCGAGGAGGTCACGCTCTTCCTGCGCGAGGAGGACAGGGGCAAGGCGCTGGCCCGCGCCAATCCCGCCAACGGGCTGCTCGACAGCACCGGGCGCCGGATCGACATCGCCCGGCGCGAAGGCTGGCTCGACACCATCCAGCAGACGCAGATGGAGGCGGTGCTGGTCGACATCGCCAATGCGCAGGGTGGCATGGAGCGGCTGAAGAACACGCCGCTGCCTTTTCAATACCGCTTTCTGCCGACCGTCTTCACCCACATGTTCTGCATCCTGCTGCCCATCGGGCTTGTCGAGTCGCTGGGTTTCGCGACGCCGCTGGGATCGACGGTGGCGGGGCTGATGTTCCTGGCGGTGCTGCGGATCGGCGACGACCTCACCGATCCCTTCGACAACAGCGTGCATGACGTGCCGCTGACCGCCATGTGCCGGACGATCGAGATCGACCTGCTCCAGTCGATCGGCGACCCCGCGCCCGAGCCGGTGAAGCCCGTGCGCGGAGTGTTGTGGTAATCAGCCTATAGGCCGTCCGAACCGGGGCAGGAGTGTCACCCCTTCCGGTCGTCGTCCACCATGTCGGAGGCCAGCTCCAGTCCCGCGCGACCATGGGAGGGCGTGTGGGCGGGCGCCTTGGGATGGGGCACGTCGATCGGCTCCTCGACCTCCAGCATCCCTTCCCACTTGGTGATGACGGAGGTGGCGATGGCGTTGCCCAGAACGTTGGTGGCGGTGCGGCCCATGTCCATGAAATGGTCGACGGCGAGGATGAAGGCCACGCCTTCGACCGGCAGGTCGAACTGGCCGAGCGTCGCTGCGACTACGACCAGCGATGCGCGCGGTACGGCGGCGATGCCCTTGCTGGTCACCATCAGCACCAGCAGGATGGTGATCTGCGTCGCGATCGGCAGGTCGATGCCATAGGCCTGGGCGATGAAGATGGTCGCGAAGGTCGCGTACATCATCGACCCGTCCAGGTTGAAGCTGTAGCCCAGCGGCAGCACGAAGCTGTAGATGCGCCGCGGCACGCCGAACCGGTCGAGCTGTTCCAGCATCTTGGGATAGGCGGCCTCGGACGAGGCGGTCGAGAAGGCGATCAGCAGCGGCTCGCGGACATAGCGGATCAGCGTCACCATCCGTTTGCCCAGGAAGATGGAACCGGCCGCGACCAGCAGCACCCACAGGCAGATCAGCGCGATATAGAATTCGCCCACCAGCTCGCCATAGGTCTTGAGTACCCCCAGCCCCTGGACCGTCACCGACGAGGCGAGGGCGCCGAACACCGCGAAGGGCGCGACGCGCATGACATAGCCCGTCACCTGCAGCATCAGTTCGACCATCGCCTCGATCACCGTCACGATCGGCTTGCCCTTGTCGCCTATGGCGGTCAGCGCGACGCCGACGAACAGCGAGAAGACGACGATCTGGAGGATCGAATTTTCCGCCATCGCGCCCACCATCGAGGTGGGGAAGACGTGCAGAATGAAGTCGCGGAAGTTGAGCGCCTCGGTATTGACGCCCGACTCTCCGCCGGAACGGACGAGGTTGAGGCCGTCGCCCGGCGCGAAGAAATTGACGAAGATCAGGCCCAGCGTCAGCGAGATCAGGCTGGCGATGATGAACCAGGCCAGTGCCCGCCCGCCGATCCGCCCCAGCGCCGCGCTGTCGCCCATATGGGCGATGCCCGCGACCAGCGTGGAAAAGACCAGCGGCGCAATGATCATCTTGATCAGATGCAGGAAGATGTCGGCCAGCAAGTGGAAATAGCCCGCCACATCCTTCGCCAGCGTTTCGTCGCCGCCGACCCAGAGATTGGCCACGAAGCCCGTGAACACCCCCAGGACCATGCCGATGAGGATGAAGGCCGTCAGTCTGTTTCGCATCAAATCCCTCTAGGTCGCGTCTGCACGCGCCCCCGCATATTGTACATCTGTCAGGCCGACACCTAACAGGCGCTTGGGAAGCCCGCAATCGGCGCGCGTCCAGTCGCATGGGAGAAGACGAAGCAGTGCGGTCTTTCCGCCCCCCGCTTTTCGCTCCGTCCCGGTGTTAACGGCAAATGTCTGGATCAGGTTCAGGGATAGAGCAGCCCTTCGCGCCAGCCGTCGGCAGTGCGTTCGAACAGGCGGCGCTCATGCAGCCGATGTTCGCGATCCTGCCAATATTCGATCCGCTCGGGCGTCACGCAAAAGCCCGACCAGTGCGGCGGGCGCGGGACCGGACCGCCATCGAACCGGGCGCTGACCGCCTCGAAACGGTCCATGAAGGTCTGGCGATCGGGCAGCGGGCGGGATTGGTCGGACGCCCAGGCGCCCAGCTGGCTGTCGCGGCTGCGGGTGGCGAAATAGGCGTCGGCGGTGGCGTCGTCGACCGGGCCGACCGGCCCCTCGACGCGGATCTGCCGCCGCAGCGACTTCCAGTGGAAGAGCAGCGCGGCATGGGGGTTTTCCAGCAACTCGCCGGCCTTGCGCCCCTCGAAATTGGTGTAGAAGATGAAGCCGTCGGGGCCATGGCCCTTGAGCAGCACCATGCGCACCGACGGCCGCCCGCGCGCGTCCGCGGTAGCCAGAGCCATCGCGTTGCTGTCGTTGGGCTCGGACTGGCGCGCCTGCGCGTACCAATCGTCGAAAAGGGCGAAGGGATCGTTCATGTGTCGGTCTTTACGGGTCTGTCCCCGGCGTGTCGATACGGGCAAGCCGGTATGGACAGCCGCGCCATCCCCTTCTTGAATGTCGGCCGCGTATCGTCCACATAGTCCACAAGTGATGCTTTTGTGCAACAGGTAGAGAGAATGGCTGATCCTTATTCCACCCTGGGCATAGCCCGCAACGCCAGCGAGGCGGAGATCAAGTCCGCTTACCGCAAGCTGGCCAAGGAGCTGCACCCCGACCGGAACAAGGACAATCCCAAGGCGGCCGAGAAATTCTCGGCCGTCACCAACGCCTATGACCTGCTGTCGGACAAGGACAAGCGCGCGCGCTTCGACCGTGGCGAGATCGATGGCGACGGCAATCCGACCGCGCCCTTCGGCTTTAGCGGGGGCGCTGGCGCTGGCGGCGGCTTTCGCGGCCAGCAGGGTGGCGGTTTCGATGCGGGCGGCGCGGATTTCGGCGACATATTCGAAGGGCTGTTCGGCGGCGCGGGCCGGCGGGCCGGCGGTGGCGGAGGCTTTGGCGGTTTCGGCCGGCAGGCGCCGCCGCAGAAGGGCGCTAACGTCAATTATCGCCTGGCGGTGCAGTTCGTCGACGCGGCGACGCTGGCGCCGCAGCGTATCACGCTGCAGGACGGCAAGACCATCGACCTCAAGCTGCCCGCTGGAGTCGAGAGCGGCACGCAGATGCGCCTGTCGGGCAAGGGGCAGGCCGGGCCGGGCGGCGCGGGCGATGCGATCGTCACCGTCGATGTGAAGCCGCACCCCTTTTTCACCCGCGACGGCGACAATGTGCTGCTCGACCTGCCCATCACCCTGGGGGAGGCGGTGAAGGGCGGGAAGGTCAAGGTACCGACGGTCGATGGCCCGGTGATGCTGGGCGTGCCGGTTGGCGCGACCTCCGGCAAGACGCTGCGGCTGCGCGGCAGGGGCTTCACCGGCAAGGACGGCAATCGCGGCGACCAGCTGGTCACGCTCCAGATCGACGTGCCCGCCGACGATCCGGCGATCCGGGCGCTGGTGGAAAGCTGGCAGGACCAGCGCGCCGTGCGCGCCCATCTGGGCGTCTGACGCGTTAGGCGCGGATGCCGATGCCATCGCCCTATTCGCCCGAAGCCCGCCGCAAGATGGCGGAACAGGCGCGGGCGCATTTCCATCGGCACATGAACCGCGTCCGGCCGGGGTCTCATCTGTTCGAAGTGGTCAAGCGGGTGGCCGTCGGCGCCTATAGCGACGGCTTCATCCACGCGGGCAACCTTGCCTATCTGTCGCTGATGACGCTGTTCCCCTTCTTCATCGTCGCGGCGGCGGTGGCCAGCATCTTCGGCCGCACGGAGGACGGCGTGGCGGCCGTCAACGCCTTTCTGACCACGGTGCCGCGCGGCGTGGCCGATGTCGTGCGGCAACCGATCAGCGACGTCCTCAACGCCCGGACCGGTCCCCTGCTCTGGATCGGCGGGCTCGTCGGCCTGTGGACCGTCGGCAGCCTGATCGAGACGATCCGTGACATATTGCGGCGCGCCTATGGCACCCGCAGCACCAAATCCTTCTGGCACTATCGGCTCGGCGCGATCGGCATCACGCTCGCCAGCGTCTTCGCCGTGATGTTCGCCTTTTCGCTCCAGGTCGCGATCACCGGCATCGACCAGTTTCTCAACCAGATACTGCCTTGGGCCGATACGGCGATCGCCTGGGTCGCGTCGGCCCGGCTGGTGCCGATGGGGATCACCTGCGTGGCGCTCTGGTCGCTGTTCGTGGCGCTGACGCCGACCGCCTACAAGGATCGGCGCTTCCCCAAATGGCCCGGCGCGGTGGCGACATCGCTCTGGTGGTTCGGCACGACCATGCTGCTGCCGCCCACCCTGTCGCTGCTGGGCGGCTATGGTCGCACCTATGGCAGTCTGGCGGGCGTGATGATCACGCTCATTTTTTTCTTTCTCGTCGGGCTTGGCGTGGTAATTGGCGCGGAATTGAATGCGGCGCTGGCGGAATTTCCCGAAGAGGAACTGGACGAGGCGTCGGCGACCCAAGGGAACGGAACGACGATATGAACGGCTTGATGGCAGGAAAGCGCGGCCTCATCATGGGCCTGGCGAACGACAAGTCGCTGGCCTGGGGCATCGCGAAGGCCCTGCATGAACAGGGTGCGGAACTGGCATTTTCCTATCAGGGCGATGCGCTGGCGAAGCGGGTGAAGCCGTTGGCCGAACAGGTTGGCTCCGATTTCCTTATCGACTGCGACGTCACCGACATGGACAAGCTGGACGCGGCCTTTGGCGAGATCGAAAGCCGCTGGGGTGGCCTCGACTTCGTGGTCCACGCGATCGGCTTCTCCGACAAGAATGAGCTGCGCGGCCTCTATGTCGACACCAGCCTCGAAAATTTCCTGCTGACCATGAATGTGTCGGCCTACAGCTTCGTCGCCGTCACCAAGCGCGCCCGCGCACTCATGCCCAATGGCGGCAGCATCCTGACGCTCAGCTATTATGGCGCGGAAAAGGTCATTCCCCATTATAATGTGATGGGCGTGGCCAAGGCAGCGCTGGAAACCAGCGTCAAATATCTGGCGATGGACCTCGGTCCTGAAAATATCCGCGTCAACGCCATTTCCGCCGGCCCGATCAAGACACTGGCCGCCAGCGGCATTGGCGACTTCCGCTATATCCTCAAGTGGAACGAACTGAACTCGCCGCTGCGCCGCAACGTGACGATCGAGGATGTCGGCGGCGCGGGCCTCTACCTGCTGTCCGATCTGGCCAGCGGCGTCACCGGTGAAATCCACCATGTCGATGCCGGCTACAATGTCATCGGGATGAAGGCCGAGGACGCGCCTGACATCGCGCTGGACAAGTAAGGACACATGCCGACGGTCCTGCGCGAAGGCAGCCTTCGCGTCATGATCTACACGGACGACCATCTCCCCCCAGCACGTCCATGTGTTCGTGGACGGCGAGGCGGAGGTGGTGCGGATCGTCGGGGCCGATCGGCGGGAGAGTCGACGGGCTCTCGATATTGTGCGAGAAAAGCGGGACTATCTGCTCGGAAGGTGGCGCGGCATCCATGGGTGAGTTGACCCAGGAACAGTTTGAAGAGGCCGTCAGGCGCGGCGAGCATGATCTTGCGATCAAGCCGCGCGCCCGCGCTGTGCGCTATGACCGGAGCAGCGGGCGGATCATGATCGATCTGGTGAGCGGCGCCACATTTTCCTTCCCGGCCACCTTGGCGCAGGGGCTGGAGCGGGCGAGCGCGGACCGACTGGAAAAGGTCGAGATTGCAGGTGCCGGATTCGGTCTGCATTGGGAAGAACTGGA
This window encodes:
- a CDS encoding bestrophin family ion channel, which produces MIVDPVPSIRRIAAEVWKPLTVLFVWDCAVTITYYVLPFKAPELPLTIFGSALALFLGFRSNSAYQRWWEGRVLWGAMINASRSLSRATRNFLPDPEARDLKREIVKRQIAYVNALRCQLRRQPIGEEVTLFLREEDRGKALARANPANGLLDSTGRRIDIARREGWLDTIQQTQMEAVLVDIANAQGGMERLKNTPLPFQYRFLPTVFTHMFCILLPIGLVESLGFATPLGSTVAGLMFLAVLRIGDDLTDPFDNSVHDVPLTAMCRTIEIDLLQSIGDPAPEPVKPVRGVLW
- a CDS encoding DnaJ C-terminal domain-containing protein, with amino-acid sequence MADPYSTLGIARNASEAEIKSAYRKLAKELHPDRNKDNPKAAEKFSAVTNAYDLLSDKDKRARFDRGEIDGDGNPTAPFGFSGGAGAGGGFRGQQGGGFDAGGADFGDIFEGLFGGAGRRAGGGGGFGGFGRQAPPQKGANVNYRLAVQFVDAATLAPQRITLQDGKTIDLKLPAGVESGTQMRLSGKGQAGPGGAGDAIVTVDVKPHPFFTRDGDNVLLDLPITLGEAVKGGKVKVPTVDGPVMLGVPVGATSGKTLRLRGRGFTGKDGNRGDQLVTLQIDVPADDPAIRALVESWQDQRAVRAHLGV
- the pdxH gene encoding pyridoxamine 5'-phosphate oxidase; this encodes MQLLGQLAVSGLDLRLAGVAGYAQGGIRISHSLYLLHKSITCGLCGRYAADIQEGDGAAVHTGLPVSTRRGQTRKDRHMNDPFALFDDWYAQARQSEPNDSNAMALATADARGRPSVRMVLLKGHGPDGFIFYTNFEGRKAGELLENPHAALLFHWKSLRRQIRVEGPVGPVDDATADAYFATRSRDSQLGAWASDQSRPLPDRQTFMDRFEAVSARFDGGPVPRPPHWSGFCVTPERIEYWQDREHRLHERRLFERTADGWREGLLYP
- a CDS encoding YihY/virulence factor BrkB family protein — its product is MPMPSPYSPEARRKMAEQARAHFHRHMNRVRPGSHLFEVVKRVAVGAYSDGFIHAGNLAYLSLMTLFPFFIVAAAVASIFGRTEDGVAAVNAFLTTVPRGVADVVRQPISDVLNARTGPLLWIGGLVGLWTVGSLIETIRDILRRAYGTRSTKSFWHYRLGAIGITLASVFAVMFAFSLQVAITGIDQFLNQILPWADTAIAWVASARLVPMGITCVALWSLFVALTPTAYKDRRFPKWPGAVATSLWWFGTTMLLPPTLSLLGGYGRTYGSLAGVMITLIFFFLVGLGVVIGAELNAALAEFPEEELDEASATQGNGTTI
- a CDS encoding dicarboxylate/amino acid:cation symporter → MRNRLTAFILIGMVLGVFTGFVANLWVGGDETLAKDVAGYFHLLADIFLHLIKMIIAPLVFSTLVAGIAHMGDSAALGRIGGRALAWFIIASLISLTLGLIFVNFFAPGDGLNLVRSGGESGVNTEALNFRDFILHVFPTSMVGAMAENSILQIVVFSLFVGVALTAIGDKGKPIVTVIEAMVELMLQVTGYVMRVAPFAVFGALASSVTVQGLGVLKTYGELVGEFYIALICLWVLLVAAGSIFLGKRMVTLIRYVREPLLIAFSTASSEAAYPKMLEQLDRFGVPRRIYSFVLPLGYSFNLDGSMMYATFATIFIAQAYGIDLPIATQITILLVLMVTSKGIAAVPRASLVVVAATLGQFDLPVEGVAFILAVDHFMDMGRTATNVLGNAIATSVITKWEGMLEVEEPIDVPHPKAPAHTPSHGRAGLELASDMVDDDRKG
- a CDS encoding DUF2442 domain-containing protein — protein: MGELTQEQFEEAVRRGEHDLAIKPRARAVRYDRSSGRIMIDLVSGATFSFPATLAQGLERASADRLEKVEIAGAGFGLHWEELDADLTVEGLLAGRFGSLRYMAQRFGSDWDSEAAE
- the fabI gene encoding enoyl-ACP reductase FabI; translation: MNGLMAGKRGLIMGLANDKSLAWGIAKALHEQGAELAFSYQGDALAKRVKPLAEQVGSDFLIDCDVTDMDKLDAAFGEIESRWGGLDFVVHAIGFSDKNELRGLYVDTSLENFLLTMNVSAYSFVAVTKRARALMPNGGSILTLSYYGAEKVIPHYNVMGVAKAALETSVKYLAMDLGPENIRVNAISAGPIKTLAASGIGDFRYILKWNELNSPLRRNVTIEDVGGAGLYLLSDLASGVTGEIHHVDAGYNVIGMKAEDAPDIALDK